The Tripterygium wilfordii isolate XIE 37 chromosome 1, ASM1340144v1, whole genome shotgun sequence sequence TGCGAAATGCCTACAACAATACCCCAGAAGAGGATCTCGATCTGCCTCAGCGAATATGTAGAGTAGAGCCTACTCTTCAAGAATGCCAAACTCCGATGAAGACGTGCTTTTGAATCCAATATATCTGTCATTAATCATCACAAATAGTGAATATTTGGCAACCACGATCTTCAAAGTTGGGTCATATAGAGGGTGATTACTGCAACCAAAATTGTGAATGTTGATTCAATTGTTTAGTACTGCTCAGCCAACGCTCTCAACCTTATATAGGCCAAAGAAAGATGTTGATACTGATATGTTGTATGGAGGTGCAAATGAGCAATTGGAAAAGGTTATGAAAACATATTGCTTCAAACCTGACTGAGGCATTTGTGAGAGGCCTGGCCCAAGAGATGGGCCAGTTGAGTTTGAAAAGTACGTACGTTGATAAAGATGATCCATTTGGTTTGAAGTTGTTCATGACAGTGATTAATAATGGTAAGAAAGCTATGTAAAAGGGGGGAATTGGTGGAAATATGAGGATATGTGCTGGATCTTCCATGCGAGATGGCTATGCATTAGCTGTTTCTTATAGGGAACTAATTTGAGTTCTTATGCATTCCTTTTTTCTTGTAATAGGCGGGCCAAAAGAATTCTTTATCTTCTGGAAGTGAAATgcagtttattttatttttttactttttcgtGATTACTATCACATATGATGGAATAAGCTCTCTCTTTTATtgatatatcatttttttttgttagtctCTTTTTAATTGTCCCAACATGAGGGGATAGAACATTGCATGCCTCCATGTTGACCCAAAATGGGACCCACGTCTTGCACACACTCACATTTTTACTTTAAATCAGTACTACTGGGTcacacctctattacacaaaaatcaaaccaataaaattacacaattgtaccaatacattttgttgcacaagtgacatcaacaaaacacattccccaatacaaccacatcagcaaaatataAATCCTCATACATTACTCATGCCTAGCAAAAAACTATCATTGTGCTTAAACACATACCATTGTAAATGCTCTAAAATTGTATAAATTTGttggcttgatttttgtgtaatagagatgagactcggtattaattttaatgtaaaatttgtgtgtaatagaggtgggacttGTGTGCAAACATATGAGCTTTTGATTTGCCATGCCCACATCCGTGGGACAGTAAAAAGAGCTCATCATAATCTAAACTATTGGAGCATGAACAGTGTTATGTTAGCCTAACAAAATTCACCTTTTGCCATGTATGGGCAAATAAAAAGTCTCTGTTGTGGGAACTCCTAGTGGCTATCAAtaaagttattattattattatatagatAGAGTCCAAATATAATTGTAACAAAtcaacataattttttattgactACCACCATGACATATAAGTTGCAAACATTACAAATTTTaataatttgtatatatatggataGATCATGATGTATACCAACTCTTTTCGAATCCCTCtccttgttttaaaaaaaaaattgggtccttttaagcataaaaaatgaaaataaatagttGGATTGTGATTTCCATATCTTAACGTATATTAAAATAAAGCTCCCGACAACAAGGCTTTTTGGAAAGATGTAAAATTAAACAAGAATGTGACCCGAGAAGAGGTTTCTACACCTTCTGTCAGCTATATTTTGTTTTGGTAATGCATGTTCATATATGCAACTTATGGCTTGTATCTTACGTGATTAATGATCAAGATTGGAAATTAAATGTCCCTAAATTTAATAACGGGTTGTTGATTGAGATGGTAAACTTGACCACAGTAATTATTAGCGCATGCAAACGAGACGCTTGGATGTTGTTTAGAAAAACATTGTAATTGATTAAGACTGTGTGTCTTGTAATGCGACTTTATTAATATCAGTTTTTCAAACTTTGATATGTTTCAAAGCAGTACATGGAGAATGCATAACCTGGAGCACAATCCAACGAGGAGACTCTGAAAGAAGCAATGGAACAACCGGTTCCAGCGCGGTAGCTACAACAACTGCCATTATAGATGAAGGGATTACAGCAAATTCTAGTAATGTTGCAGGTCGGTGACACATTTCAAGACAAACAAAATACTCAAAAGCTTATTAATAGAAATTGCATAGTCTAATTGAAAGACATAGCACAAGTTATACTTGAACTTTATTTTCATCGCTTGTCGATGATGATTCTTGTTTAACATTGAGAAATCCCTTCTCCTTCAAGCTTTCCACAGTGTCCCTAATTGTCACTTCAAGTGGTGTAAAGTTGATGCCCCAActctttgctttctccttcgAGACTTGATATGGTGGTACACAAGATTTGTCGTCGGTGTGTCTGTGCCGCAAATAAGCATATACATACAGGTCTTAGATAGAAGAAGTCTGATTAATTACAGGCACCATTCAAAATGACATCCACAGCTTACAAATAATGATACTTACATTGCAGGAAGGGGCAAACTCGGGTAAAGTTCATGCAAAATCTTCAGAACCTCAGAACAGTTTATTACTCTTTCAACTAAACAACATCTTCCGCTGGCTATAGGGTTCTCAAACGCTTGAATATGTGCGAATGCAACATCTCTGACGTCAACGTATGGATAACTATCACTTGAAAGTGTTTGTGCTCCTGCATTCAAAACACAACAGCTGTTGTGAAAAGTATCCCTGTCAAATGGTGTCGTGTGGTGAGTTGTGGGTTAATTCATAACCTGGAAAACAAATTAACATCGCCCTTCATAATCAGGCAAACAGCCGGTACCGAAATAAATTTGATATACCAGCTGCAGGCAAGATAGGAAGATCAATGACATATACTAGTTTCTAAAAAGAATATACCATTTATCAGGTTCAGGAAATCCTCCACGGTTAAATTAATGGCTGGCTGTAGTAGAGGCCCAATCACAACCCCTGGATTTAACGAAACCATGTCGATTCCATTCTGTTTTGCAAATCTCCATGCAGCCTCCTCGGCTAAAGTTTTGGAAAGCATATACCAAATCTGAGGGACATTTAAGCATCACCGAAAACAACTAAACATTTAAGCATCAATTCCTTATAAAACTCTTGAAAACAAGTACAGCATTGAATTTGCAGTCGATTACGCAACGCAAGTAAAATTAGTAGCGACCTTTGATGTCTCACAAAATGTAGGATCCGAATACCAAGTCTCATCAACGACGACGCCAGGGGCTAGAGGTTTTCCATTGTAAATAACTGCTGCAATAGAAGATGTTAAAACTACCCTCTTTACAGAAGGGACTTTTGCACATGACTTGAGTAGATTGATTGTTCCCTTCAGTGCAGGCTCAATCACCTCCACCTGAAGCATGAAGTAAATGAAAACAAGAAACGATATATGGCTTCAATATAATGCTTTTATCATAACTCCTAAGCTATCAAAAGACAAATGCATTTAAATTCAAACCAcgtatatatattattggttCAATGAATTTCTCAAAACCCTGATTCAAATTTCTCATCCCCAATTCTCCtacaataatatattaatatactgTAATTAGTGGGTTCACCTGTGGGTCTGTAGGAGAAAAATTGACAGGCGAAGCAGTATGGAAAACGCCTTCACACCCTTCAACCACAGAATCAAAAACTCCTTCTTCAATTAAATCTGCTTGAAAAAGGTGAAGTCTTTCTTTTGCTCCTTCAAGTGCTAACAAGTGCTCTGTTTTCTTTGAATCGTCTGTCTCACcacacaaaaaacaaagaaaaaaaaaccataaatcgAAGCACCAAATGAAGAAGCAGCAAGAAGGGAAGAAGATAATAGATTTTACAGACTTGTATCTCGGACAGTGGCTTTGACAGTATAGTCCCGTTGGAGTAAGAATTTGACCAGCCATGAAGCTATGTAACCAGATCCTCCTGTCACGCACACAACCTTCCCTTCCCCTTCCCCACCACCCATTCTTGTTATACACTGATTGCAATAAGACACAATCTATTATATATACAGACTACATATTGTTTCCAGGTTTTCATCTACTCTCATCAATCATTGGTTGTTATGCTAGTGGCTGGTGATATGTGGTGCATATATCTAGGACATTCTACGTGGATTTTATGCCCACCACCCATTCTTGTTATACACTGATTGTTATCCTAACCGTTGGACTACAGACGCTTGGCTGTCGAAATTAGTGTCGCAAGCTAAATATTCATAGGGAGTTCAAGAAGTGCaccataaaaatagaaaaagcaAGTGAAGAcaacccaaaaaagaaagaaagtaataTGGCATTGGCATATATATAAAGCCTCTTTACAAGTCAAGTATGTCTACCACAAATACATTGGGTTATGACTGTCACCAACTTGGGCTTTAAAGTAATTTAGGTTTAGGATTGTCAAGATGCTGTACAACATAATATCACTAATTGATGTACATGCTTAGGTTATGATCTTTTGAACATGTAATATTCTTCTGGTGGGTTTAGAACCCTAGAGTAATTCACAGTCGCCCACCAATCATTATGTATGTGGAGCTCTTAAAACCTAAAAGTCAAATAAACTAAAACATGGTATATATGGAAGTACAAGTCTTAATTCATACTTATAAAAAAGTTATACAATATTACAGATCCATAATGCCTAGCTACACATAAAAGACCATCTCTTATTTTCCTTTGAAGGGCCTTGCTATCTGCAGCAGCAAATACTCTTCCGCACTTGGATAAGATTTTGATactccactatatatatatatatatatatatgtccaagAATGCAGTAGAACTATTATGTTACTGTTGCAATATTGTAGAAgcggaagcactacatgtccataattttgatattcataattttccaaatataggtggcatgaggagaagtgtgagggatcattttgtattaaatggtcccccacacttctccttatgTCACCTAAATTATGAAcaattatggacaccaaaattatggacacacaTCATTTTTGTTGTAGAAATCCATAAGAGTCTCAAAAACACATCCATAACTACAACATCCTTAGCTAGGGCTAGGATACATTGAAAAAGCTAGCATGCATGTTACCAGCAGCCAGCCTCCAGAACTGCCGTCGACCAAACCAACTGGAGCAGCACCAAAGCCAATTCCATCGGGCGTGAAGAGGCTGTCGTGGGAGGATAtgcaaaaaaggagagaaaaagggCTTTGTTTAAATTGCAACGAGAAATTTACACCGGGACATATATAAGTGCAAGGCTCCTCAGATGTTTGTGATTGAAAATTTTGGAGAGAATGAAGAGGTTCTATCAAAAGAGGAGGAACTTAAGGTTCATGAAATTAATGAAAGCAAGGAGGGTTCGGACCCCACCATATCCATACATGCAGTAGCTGGGGTCAAAGGTCCAAGAACCATGCGCTTTCGAGCTCAAATTCAGAACCAGTCCGTGGCGGTGCTTATCGACAACAGATCTTCGTTGAATTTCATTAGCAGCACTACTGCAAGACAACTTCAGCTGCCCGTACAGACTATAGAGGCTTTTGAAGTTCGGGTCGCCAATGGGGAACAACTGACTTGTAGTGAGATTTGTAACAAGGTAACTCCTAAAATACAAGGAATCTACTTGTGCGTAGACTTATTTGTGTTAACATTAATTGGACTGGATATAATGTTGGGTGTTCAATGGCTAGAAAGTTTGGGAAGGATAGTGTCTGAGTATCATCATATGACAATGGAGTTTGCGTGGGGTGACAGGTGGGTCAAGTTATCTATGCAGCCACCAGACAAGTGTGAAACTGTGCAAGCCAAGGCACTGGAGAAGTTGTGTCGGCATGGTGGCCAATGTTTCTCCATTTTAGAGACACCGGCCGAGGTTCAGGGTCATGATAATTCATATGCAGTACCGGGAGCAATACATATATTGCTCAATGAATTTATCTATGTTTCAAAAGAACCCATTTCTCTACCCCCATCCAGACCGTTTGACCACAAGATAGTATTGAAGGATGAATCTACACCTATTCGAGTAGCACCATATAGGTATGCCCACTTTCAAAAGAACGAAATTGAAAGGCAGGTGGCCGAGCTGTGGCACAGCGGATTAATTAGACCAAGCAACAACCCATTCCCTTCACCAGTGctcttggttaaaaaaaaaaatgggtccTGGCGATTTTGCCATGATTATCGGGCACTGAACGCAGCCACTATTAAGGATCGATTTCCAATACCCACCATTGATGATATGCTTGATGAATTGGGTAGggcattttttttcaaaattacttGCGTGCAGGCTACCATAATATCAGAGTCCATGAAGGAGACATACATAAAACGGCATTTCGAACTCATCATGGTCACCATGAATACTTGATAATGTCATTTGGACTATGCAATGCACCATCGACTTTTCAATCCGCTATGAATTCAATATTTGGGTTGCATTTGCAGAagtttattttggtatttttcgaTGATATACTCATCTATTCAAAGACATGGGATGATCATCTGTTGCATCTTTGAATAGTTTTGGAAATCTTGATGCGCCACCACTTCCATATCAAGCCTTTCCAATTGTTCGTGCCCAAAAGGAGACTGAATACCTCGGTCATATCATATCGGAACATGGGGTGCCAGTGGACCGAAAACAATTGAAGCAATGACCTCTTGGCCGCGGTCGGAAAACGTTTCTGCTCTACGTGGATTTTTGGGACTAACTGGCTACTATAGGAAATTCATTGAGCATTATGGAATAATTGCAAAACCTCTTACGGACATGTTAAAAAAAGGGGGATTCCGGTGGACGAACGAAGGAGAAAAGGCCTTTATGCAGCTTTAGGATGCAATGACTGGAACCCCGGTCCTTGCAATGCCAGATTTCCAAGCCGAATTTGAGGTTCACACGAACGCTAGCGACTTTGGAATTGGGGCTATTCTTACCCAACATACGAGGCCTTTAGCATATCTCAGTAAGGCTTTGGGCCCTAAGAAGAAGGGGTGGTCGGTCTATGCCAAGAGATGTTAGCAATAGTGGAAGCAGTTCATTTGTGGTGGTCGTATTTGGTAGGGAGAAGATTCAAAATTATAACCGACTAGCAACCTTTGAAACATCTTTTGGAGCAGCGAATAATAACTCCTTAGCAACAGAAATTTGTGGCCAAGCTTATGGCGTATGAATTTGTAATTCAGTATCGGCCGGGTGGAGAAAATCAAGTAGCGGATACCTTATCTCGAGGAGAAGATAATTCAGTATTAGTAGCTATATCTGGATCCGATTGGGAAATTTGGGAGGAAATTCGTGCCGGAATGCGGACTTCTCCCCAAGGTCAGAGGTTAGTTAAGCAGCTAGAAGAACAGTCGGAGGATTGGATAGATTATGAGATGAAGGGAGGACTCGTGTACTTCAATGGTCGAGTATGGGTGCCAGACATAGAAGACTTGCGGAAGAAAATTTTACACCATTTTCACAATTCTGTAGTGGGGGACATTCAGGTGTATACCGCACTTGGGTCCGCGTGGCTCAACTATTTAATTGGCCGGGATTGAAAAAGGAAGTTCACCGATATGTAGCTTCGTGCGATGTGTGCCAACGAATTAAGAGTGATTCGCGAAAGCCGGGCGAACTCCTCCAGCCCTTACCTGTTCCGAGCAGAGTTTGGGAGGATGTGACTATGGATTTTACAGTTGGGCTACCTCGGTCTAATGGGTTCGATGGAATAATGGTAGTACATCCATATACCGCAAAATCAGTAGCACAGTTGTTCATTGCACATATAGTCAAGCTTCATGGTATTCCAAGATCTATTGTGTCGGATAGGGACCGTATTTTCTTGAGTAATTTTTGGGGAGAATTGTTTAAATTACAAGGAACGCAGTTGTCAATGAGTTCGGCATATCATCCGCATTCTGATGGACAAACTGAGGTAACTAATCGCTCCCTTGAATAGTATCTTCGATCTTTTTGTCATCAAAACCCTCGCAAGTGGGAGGATTTTTTGCCTTGGGCTGAGTATTGGTACAATACCACCTTCCATGCATCCAGAAAGTGAACACCTATTGAATACTTGTATGGTAGGCCTCCACCATATCTAGTTAGTTACATGGATGGGTCATCCCCTAATGATGAAGTGGACCGCGACTTACGTGAAAGGGATGAGTTGCTTGCTGAACTCAAAAGTAACTTAGACAGGGCCAACAATCGAATGAAATTTTTTGCAGACCAACATCGTTGAGAGGAGGTCTTTGTGGTCAGTGATTGGGTTTACCTCAAGATTCAACCCCATCGGCAGAAGTCCTATCCCAGAAGGCATTATATAAGCTAAGTAGCCGATTTTACGAACCTTATAAAATATTGCAAAAGATTGGTGAGGTTGCATATAAACTGGAATTACCAGCAGAAGCACAAATCCATCCTGTGTTTCACGTATCACAATTGAAACGTCGGGTAGGTGATACTGCTAGCATTAGTTCGGTGCTGCCCCTTTTGTCACCGGAGGGGCATGTCCTAATCAATCTACGTGAAGCTGTGGAATATCGAAGATTAAAGCGAGGTAATCGTTACCGGTGGGAGGTGTTAGTTCGTTGGGAATCATTGGAGGATGAAGAAGCCGCTTGGGAGGACTTGGCTTTACTCAAGTTGCAATTTCCCCAGTTTCCACTCGAGGACAAGTGTGGGCTTGAAGGGGGGGAATGATGAAGATCAAGCTAGGCAATTGAAGAATGCCTATAATCGAGTTCGAAGGCTTAAAATGAAAGAGGAGAGGGAGGCTCGAGCACGGGCTGACCATGAAACTTCACATCCAACTCATGCCTTTGTGGAGTCCGATTCCATGCAAGAAGAGGAAGCAATTGGCGGGGCCAAAGAAGGAAGCTAGTAGTTTTATAATAGTCCTATCATAACTAGTATTTGTTTCCTttagttattacttattatgCAAGTTACTTAGGAAAAGTTTCCTTTGATTTACATATTACAATAGGAATAGGACTAGAATTGGTATTTCGGCTATATAAGCCAATGAGGCTATTAATTTGTATTCATTCAACTAATCAATAAGAAAAACCCCGAGAATTCGTTCTCACCACTCTTGTTCTCTACTTCCCGTTTAGAACAAGTTTTATCACTCTGTTGTAACAGAGCCCACTGTAAAATCAATATGAgtgattaaatattttttttatttttaaaaaattatatttatattttaatcgGTTTTACGAATCTAATgagatattttttgtttgaaacaaaaacaaattcaacatgaaaaatgtatataatgttttcgatttatattcaacggttcaggATTGTCATgcactttttatgttgaatcTGATTAGATTCGTAAGACTTATCATAAtatcaatataatttttaagattttttataaaaattttaagttCCTTGTGCACTACAGTAAAATTACAGTAGCCCCCTGTGATCCTCGTAAATCAGTGTATTACAAGAATGGGTTGTGGGCAGGGGGAAGGGAAAGTTGTGTGCGTCACAGGAGCATCTGGTTACATAGCTTCATGGCTGGTCAACTTCTTACTCCAACGGGGCCACTGTCCGAGACACAAGTCTGTAACTCTCTTGTTCTTTTCCTCCCTTCGTGTATCTTCTTCATTTGGTGCTTCgattaatgggttttttttttgtttgtgtaatGAGGCAGATGACCCAAAGAAAACAGAGCACTTGCTAGCACTTGAAGGAGCAAAAGAAAGACTTCACCTTTACAAGCAGATTTAATTGAAGAAGGAGTTTTTGATTATGTGGTTGAAGGGTGTGAAGGCGTTTTCCATACTGCCTCCCCTGTGAATTTTGCTCCTACAGACCCACAGGTAAACCCACTAATTACAATATTGGGGATGAGAGAtttgaattagggttttgatcAATCCATGGAACCAATAATACATACGTGGTTTAAAGGTGGCTTGGATTCattattctgtttttttttttggagcttATTCCATTGTGTATTGATTGCGTTGCTTGTATAGTCTCCGATGTAAAATATTTCTTCTATGAAACTTTGGGTTGGGATGGTGAAATTGACCGTGGTAATTCCTTACAAATACGGGAGGTCGCAAGTTTCTCACGTCCAGCAGTTTCGGCGTTATTTCCCGCACGAGCTTTGCAGCCCGAGTTTAGCTGGTCCATGCAATCCACCCTTAAAGGGATAAGGATACAAAATGTTGAACATTGTGTCTTCCAGTTTTGTTGAAACATAAATTAGTAGTCTTCAGAACTTATTTCCAGCATAGGTATTCCCAAATTACCGAATGATTCAATTTAAATGTATTTGTCTTTTGATAGCTTAGGAGTTATGATATATTGATATGAGCGTTATATTGGAGCCATATATCCTTCTTGTTTTCATTTCCTTCATACTTCAGGTGGAGGTGATTGAGCCTGTGGTGAAAGGAACAATCAATCTACCCAAGTCATGTGCAAAAGTCCCATCTGTAAAGAGGGTGGTTTTAACATCTTCTATAGCAGCAGTTGCTTACAATGGAAAACCTCTAGCCCCTGATGCCATCATTGATGAGACATGGTATTCGGATCCTACATTTTGTGAGGCATCAAAGTTCGCTACTAATTTTACTTGCGTTGCGTAATGAACTACAAATTCTTTGCTTTACTTGTTTTCAAGAGTTTATGAGCATTTGATGCTTAAGTGTTTAGTTTTTTTCAGTGATGCTTAAATCTCCCTCAGCTTTGGTATATGCTTTCCAAAACTTTAGCCGAGGAGGCTGCATGGAGATTCGCAAAAGAGTATGGAATCGACATGGTTTCATTAAATCCAGGGTTTGTGATTGGTCCTCAACTACAGCAAGCCATTAATTTAAGTGTGGAGGATTTCTTGAAGCTGATAAATGgtactttttttccctttggaaACTAGTATATATTATTGATCTTCCCATCTTGGTTGAAGCTGCTAGATAAATTTTAGCTCTTAAGATAAGTGCAACTCTTTTTGTTGGCCAAAATTGCGGTGCTGGTTGTTTGCCTGATTATTATAGGCTGATGTTTATTTGTTTCCAGGTTATGAATTGACCAGCAACTCAGCACACGGCACCATTTGACTATGATACTTTTCACAActgcttttgttttttgaatgcaGGAGCACAAACATTTGCAAGTAATAGTTATCCATACGTTGACGACAGAGATGTTGCAAATGCACATATTCAAGCATTTGAGAGCCCTATAGCCAGCGGAAGATGTGGTTTAGTTGCAAGAGTAATACAATGTTCTGAGGTTCTGAAGATTTTGCGTGAACTTTACTCGAGTTTGCCCCTTCCTGCAATGTAAGTATCATTATTTGCAAGCTGAGGATATCATTTTCAATGGCGCCTCTAATTAATCACAGACTTCTTCTAAGACCTGGATGTGCTTATATGTGGCACAGATATGCTAGCGGCGAATCTTGTTTACCACTATATCAAGTCTCCAAGGAGAAAGCAATATCAAGTCTCCAAGGAGAAAGCAAAGAGTTGGGGCATCATCTTTACACCAGTTGAAGTGACAATTAGGGACACTGTGGAAAGCTTGAAGGAGAAGGGATTTCTCAATGTTAAACAGGCATCAACATCGACAAGTGATGAAAACAAAGGTAAGGCATAACTTATGCCATGTCTTTCAATCAGACTACAAGTTTAATTCATCAGCTTATGAGGAATTTGTTGTCTTGAAATGCGTTGCCTACCTGCAATGAAACGTTACTGAAAATTACAAAAGATGAGCTAAGAAGGAATTTCTGTGAATGAAGAACAGGTACAAGTCCAATTACAATCCAAGTATCACGGTCTCTCAGTTTGTACTCCCATGATACTACGTATATGTAATGCCTAACACCAATTCCTtttgaaattcccaaaaaaaaagagaccaaaaaacaaaatgtaCATGCCAGAAGGTGTAGAAACCTCTTCTCTCATGTGCATAGATGAAGGACTCCTTTCAGATCCGGATGGCCAAAACTTGTATGGAAACTTGCGGAAGATTTCTCTGTCTACCACACATCACAATCGTCAATAGCTTCTGTTTTCCACCTCtgtaaaattattaaattatgttTAGCCAAGACAGAAACAAATTGCAATTGAGTAAATAAAAAGGGATAAGTACCGAGATGGCTCCTGTACTTTCGAAAAAGGGTCGATCAATCCCTCTACTTTGTTTCGGGCTAAACAAGCCCATGTATTTTGAAGTTTGGTCTCCGCTAGCCCTTCATCCGAACTGACGTTAAATTTAGCTAATGTGGACTCTAATATGTGACATGACTTtggtattgaaaaaaaaaggaactagGTGTAAAATGTTACATGGCCaaaaatcaaacataacttaagTAAACCAAACATGCccttgtaaaaataaaaaatgaaagacCCTAAATTGAAGATTGAAAAAGCCCTAGGTCGTCGAATCTCTTCCTCCTCCCCCTCCTCTGTCATTGTCAAGCCCAAGGTCATCGAATCAATTGGTGCTGAGTTTGTGGTAATGATGTTTTGGTGCCTCTGCAGGTGCTTGTGGAAGAAAAtttgtgaactttttttttaaaaattttcttggGTTTGTTTTCAAGAAAGAAATTGGTGCTATCATCCACTGTCCtttgattggattttttttgggaGGGACTTAGGTTGGAAAATGGGAAGTTTCAGTTgatatttctttaattttcttcaGTTTGCGAAGCAGCCAATGGAGATCTGTGAGTTTAATTAAGCTTGGTTTAAGCTTTTTAGTTTTCCCGAGTTTCTTAAAGTGCTAGTGGAGCCGAAAGTTCCATTCCTCATTTAAGCATCTTGGTTTAACATTTATTGAGATCTGTGAGTTTCTTGATTTTTCATTGAATCCTATTC is a genomic window containing:
- the LOC120002701 gene encoding phenylacetaldehyde reductase-like; translated protein: MGGGEGEGKVVCVTGGSGYIASWLVKFLLQRDYTVKATVRDTNDSKKTEHLLALEGAKERLHLFQADLIEEGVFDSVVEGCEGVFHTASPVNFSPTDPQVEVIEPALKGTINLLKSCAKVPSVKRVVLTSSIAAVIYNGKPLAPGVVVDETWYSDPTFCETSKIWYMLSKTLAEEAAWRFAKQNGIDMVSLNPGVVIGPLLQPAINLTVEDFLNLINGAQTLSSDSYPYVDVRDVAFAHIQAFENPIASGRCCLVERVINCSEVLKILHELYPSLPLPAIHTDDKSCVPPYQVSKEKAKSWGINFTPLEVTIRDTVESLKEKGFLNVKQESSSTSDENKVQLL